A single Brucella intermedia LMG 3301 DNA region contains:
- the scpB gene encoding SMC-Scp complex subunit ScpB — protein sequence MSEAERRNLAEIDSDDDQIETEVSVSTQGLAELARIVEAIVFASSEPVSERALSERLPANVDIAPVLKHLQKIYETRGVHLVQVGGAWAFRTAPDLAFLMSREAVQQRKLSRAAMEVLAIIAYHQPVTRAELEDIRGVETSKGTLDVLMETGWIKLRGRRRTPGRPVTYGTTDAFLDHFGLPEIRDLPGLEELRGAGLLSARMPSSFAVPVPNIDPDELTEDEEPLEDIDLESLGLLAPRGE from the coding sequence ATGTCTGAGGCGGAACGTCGAAATCTGGCTGAAATCGATAGCGACGACGATCAGATCGAAACGGAGGTTTCAGTCTCGACGCAGGGGCTGGCCGAGCTTGCGCGCATTGTCGAGGCGATTGTCTTTGCGTCTTCGGAACCCGTTTCCGAACGCGCACTATCGGAGCGTCTGCCCGCCAATGTGGACATTGCCCCGGTTTTGAAGCATCTGCAGAAGATATATGAAACGCGCGGCGTGCATCTGGTTCAGGTCGGCGGCGCATGGGCGTTTCGCACCGCCCCCGACCTTGCCTTTCTCATGAGCCGCGAAGCCGTGCAGCAGCGCAAGCTTTCGCGCGCTGCAATGGAAGTGCTGGCCATCATTGCCTATCATCAGCCCGTCACGCGCGCCGAGCTGGAAGACATTCGCGGTGTCGAAACCTCGAAGGGTACGCTTGACGTTCTGATGGAGACCGGCTGGATCAAGTTGCGCGGGCGCCGCCGCACGCCCGGCCGCCCGGTCACCTATGGGACGACGGATGCTTTTCTCGACCATTTTGGCCTTCCGGAGATCCGCGATCTGCCCGGATTGGAAGAATTGCGCGGGGCAGGGCTTCTCTCTGCGCGCATGCCGTCGAGTTTCGCCGTTCCCGTGCCGAACATCGACCCGGACGAACTGACGGAAGACGAAGAGCCGCTTGAAGATATCGATCTGGAAAGCCTTGGCTTGCTCGCCCCACGCGGTGAATAG
- a CDS encoding twin-arginine translocase TatA/TatE family subunit yields the protein MGSFSIWHWLIVLAVVLLLFGRGKIPELMGDVAKGIKNFKQGMSDEDAKDEARDSGRTIDAKADETVNDVKKTTKS from the coding sequence ATGGGTAGCTTTTCCATCTGGCACTGGCTGATCGTCCTGGCGGTTGTGCTTCTTCTGTTCGGCCGCGGCAAGATTCCCGAGCTGATGGGCGATGTTGCCAAGGGCATCAAGAACTTCAAGCAGGGCATGTCCGACGAAGACGCCAAGGATGAAGCCAGGGATTCAGGTCGTACGATCGACGCCAAGGCTGATGAAACCGTCAACGACGTCAAGAAAACCACCAAGTCCTGA
- the erpA gene encoding iron-sulfur cluster insertion protein ErpA, which produces MTGITVSDSAAKRIAKILGSEPGKTALRVSVEGGGCSGFSYKYDLVDEQADDDIVIEKLGAKVLIDSISVPYMDGSEIDFVDDLMGQSFQIRNPNATSACGCGTSFAI; this is translated from the coding sequence ATGACAGGCATTACCGTTTCAGATTCCGCGGCAAAGCGGATCGCCAAGATTCTCGGTTCGGAACCGGGAAAGACTGCCCTTCGCGTTTCTGTCGAAGGCGGCGGGTGTTCGGGTTTCTCCTATAAGTACGATCTGGTCGACGAGCAGGCCGACGACGACATCGTTATCGAAAAGCTCGGCGCGAAAGTGCTGATCGATTCCATTTCGGTTCCCTATATGGACGGTTCGGAAATCGATTTCGTCGACGACCTGATGGGGCAGTCGTTCCAGATCCGCAATCCGAACGCCACTTCGGCCTGCGGCTGCGGAACCAGCTTCGCCATCTAA
- a CDS encoding SPOR domain-containing protein, which translates to MTDSSANPRNYGERPLHEDDPLMELSRIMDFGTPADDNVAWNERRPTQFGNTHFEDRTDPGFDPSLDLERELLGDFSDYSQPVDQSQFAAAPAHDDSHQSGAPLIHEEELASALEDELDLQMDEDELAPEVETPSFETLEFEEADRTEPVPQFDYNDYSAARDSNADDFTASSSVYGRRETIEPLHIDQTDYDPTIYQPAIEPHEEAYQSARHHDWNVQAVEPEQPSYAAVSAPVSLEDELENLLFGDEPQPASPELASHDETYFSHGAPAESPDAHHDVAPVQNSGYQDAPELDDFHFDDLQLDEPAHDSAAEAVAPSEQGYGYTPQATPSAYPYYTRSNFASGVAGQDAVARAPQADYAPAVESASSVDNEDDFSFDDDFSFDAEEGAAPIAAEGTDDDLSELDEISLSEDDFGFEPSGDVSRLPDENAFTEEDFFTEDDLDLSAEPEAEATAYAHAVRSDDDYRASPAPFSPFGTAHGAAVSAPAPEVETLSVAEEKVEQTHSLDLPEINYGEEENNAGLTDLEAEFAEVFNTVGVDEAAKSDAQSEADRAFEDIFRESASSYLPDSGASLGAAVGAAALGVGAAAAAGAYGRSQATTQAPAQSSGQLGNEDDFYNHWAAQGAQPLEAGDYGERAAMQAEDDLGSAAEAYRNRPVRGRRGLILASVAGVAVLLGGIGYHFIGGSGSGEPVVIRADNQPIKMQPENPGGATVPNQDKAVYDRVAGTLPNNPEQKSLITSGEEPVDISGTDDSENMVDNTPDEQPVANNAPAVNQDSNRNAPLVQPREVETMIVRPDGSIVQPSSAPEETASQMPPANSAQPAAPAGGDEIAALAAGNAPAAPAAQTQTETQAPAPQPQPAAEAPRLPVRAPVVPSRPAEQPVNIVGNVPQRTQAPAAANPAPAPAAPQVASAAGAGGYFIQIASQPSAELAQKSYANMAQKFGSVIGGRSVDIKRADIPGKGTYYRVRVQGGSKEDASALCARLKSAGGSCFVTQ; encoded by the coding sequence ATGACGGACAGCAGTGCAAATCCCCGTAATTACGGCGAGCGTCCGTTGCACGAAGACGACCCGCTGATGGAACTGTCGCGGATCATGGACTTCGGCACGCCTGCTGATGACAACGTCGCTTGGAATGAGCGCCGCCCCACTCAGTTTGGGAATACTCATTTCGAGGACAGAACCGATCCCGGCTTTGATCCCTCTCTGGATCTGGAACGCGAGCTGCTCGGCGATTTCAGCGATTATTCCCAGCCTGTGGACCAGTCGCAGTTCGCAGCCGCACCGGCGCACGATGATTCTCATCAGTCTGGCGCACCTCTGATACATGAGGAAGAACTTGCTTCCGCTCTGGAAGACGAGCTCGATCTTCAGATGGATGAGGATGAGCTGGCTCCTGAAGTGGAAACGCCTTCCTTCGAGACGCTTGAGTTTGAGGAAGCCGATCGCACCGAGCCCGTGCCGCAATTCGACTATAACGACTATTCGGCTGCTCGCGATTCGAACGCGGATGACTTCACCGCGTCGTCTTCCGTGTATGGTCGCAGGGAAACTATCGAGCCCCTTCATATCGATCAGACCGATTACGATCCGACGATCTATCAGCCAGCTATCGAGCCGCATGAAGAGGCTTATCAGTCGGCACGTCACCATGACTGGAATGTTCAGGCTGTCGAGCCCGAACAGCCGTCCTATGCTGCAGTTTCCGCGCCGGTTTCGCTTGAAGACGAACTGGAAAATCTCCTGTTTGGCGACGAGCCGCAGCCCGCATCCCCTGAGCTTGCATCACATGACGAGACTTATTTCTCGCATGGGGCGCCTGCCGAATCGCCGGATGCCCATCACGATGTCGCACCGGTGCAGAATTCTGGATATCAGGATGCGCCCGAGCTGGACGACTTTCATTTCGATGATTTGCAGCTCGATGAGCCGGCCCATGACAGCGCAGCGGAAGCCGTCGCGCCGTCGGAGCAGGGATACGGCTACACGCCGCAGGCAACTCCTTCCGCATACCCGTATTATACCCGGAGCAATTTCGCTTCGGGAGTTGCAGGGCAGGATGCGGTAGCAAGGGCGCCGCAGGCCGATTACGCGCCCGCAGTGGAATCGGCATCATCTGTCGACAACGAAGACGATTTCTCCTTCGACGACGATTTTTCTTTCGATGCCGAGGAAGGCGCGGCTCCAATTGCTGCCGAGGGAACCGACGACGATCTGTCTGAACTGGATGAAATCAGCCTCTCGGAAGATGATTTCGGCTTCGAGCCATCGGGCGACGTTTCCCGGCTGCCGGACGAGAACGCTTTCACCGAAGAGGATTTCTTCACGGAAGATGATCTTGATCTGAGCGCGGAACCCGAAGCAGAAGCAACGGCTTATGCGCATGCTGTGCGTTCGGATGATGATTACCGGGCTTCTCCGGCTCCGTTCTCGCCGTTCGGGACGGCTCACGGGGCTGCGGTCAGCGCACCTGCGCCGGAAGTTGAAACGCTGAGCGTGGCCGAAGAAAAGGTCGAGCAGACACATTCCCTCGATCTGCCGGAAATCAATTACGGCGAAGAAGAAAACAATGCCGGACTGACGGATCTCGAAGCGGAATTTGCAGAGGTCTTCAATACGGTTGGCGTCGATGAAGCGGCGAAATCCGATGCACAGAGCGAAGCTGACAGGGCTTTCGAGGATATATTCCGCGAAAGCGCCTCCAGCTATCTGCCGGACTCCGGCGCAAGCCTCGGTGCCGCCGTGGGTGCTGCCGCGTTGGGCGTTGGCGCTGCCGCGGCTGCGGGGGCATATGGCCGCTCGCAGGCGACGACGCAGGCTCCGGCGCAGTCCTCCGGCCAGTTGGGCAATGAGGACGATTTCTACAATCATTGGGCCGCTCAGGGCGCACAGCCGCTCGAAGCTGGCGACTATGGCGAACGCGCCGCGATGCAGGCGGAAGATGACCTTGGCAGCGCTGCCGAAGCCTATCGCAATCGCCCGGTTCGCGGTCGTCGCGGCCTTATCCTGGCAAGCGTGGCCGGTGTGGCCGTGCTGCTTGGCGGGATCGGCTACCATTTCATCGGCGGCAGCGGTTCCGGTGAACCGGTCGTGATTCGCGCCGACAATCAGCCGATCAAGATGCAGCCGGAAAATCCGGGCGGTGCAACGGTTCCGAACCAGGACAAGGCGGTTTATGACCGCGTTGCCGGTACGCTGCCGAACAATCCGGAACAAAAGTCGCTGATCACGTCCGGCGAAGAGCCCGTCGATATTTCGGGTACGGATGACAGCGAGAACATGGTGGACAACACCCCTGACGAGCAGCCGGTGGCGAATAATGCTCCGGCCGTGAATCAGGACAGCAACCGCAATGCGCCGCTGGTTCAGCCGCGCGAAGTGGAAACCATGATCGTGCGGCCGGATGGCTCCATCGTTCAGCCTTCTTCGGCACCGGAAGAAACCGCTTCGCAAATGCCTCCGGCAAACAGCGCGCAGCCCGCTGCGCCTGCTGGTGGCGACGAAATCGCCGCGCTTGCAGCAGGCAATGCGCCTGCGGCACCCGCCGCCCAGACACAGACAGAGACACAAGCACCGGCTCCGCAGCCACAGCCTGCGGCCGAAGCTCCGCGTCTGCCCGTCCGTGCTCCGGTGGTGCCGTCGCGTCCTGCTGAACAGCCGGTCAATATCGTCGGCAACGTGCCGCAGCGCACGCAGGCCCCGGCTGCTGCCAACCCGGCTCCTGCACCGGCTGCGCCGCAGGTTGCATCCGCGGCAGGTGCAGGCGGTTATTTCATCCAGATCGCTTCGCAGCCATCGGCTGAACTGGCCCAGAAGTCCTATGCGAACATGGCCCAGAAGTTTGGCAGCGTGATCGGCGGTCGCAGCGTGGACATCAAGCGGGCCGACATTCCGGGCAAGGGCACTTACTATCGTGTCCGCGTGCAGGGCGGCTCGAAGGAAGACGCATCCGCGCTGTGCGCACGCCTCAAATCCGCTGGCGGCAGCTGCTTCGTCACGCAGTGA
- the argS gene encoding arginine--tRNA ligase — protein sequence MNIFADFDARIKKTLQDIDLKPKDGSELDLSRIGVEPPRDASHGDIATNAAMVLSKAVGQNPRELASRIAEALASDEDVETVDVAGPGFINLRLKASYWQRELAAMLNEGTDFGRSKLGSGTKVNVEYVSANPTGPMHVGHCRGAVVGDVLANLLKFAGYDVVKEYYINDAGAQIDVLARSVMVRYREALGEDIGEIPSGLYPGDYLVPVGQELAKEFGTRLLEMPEAEALALVKDRTIDAMMAMIRADLDALNVHHDVFFSERKLHVDHARAIRNAINDLTLKGHVYKGKLPPPKGQLPEDWEDREQTLFRSTEVGDDIDRPLMKSDGAFTYFAGDVAYFKDKYDRGFNEMIYVLGADHGGYVKRLEAVARAVSDGKAKLTVLLCQLVKLFRDGEPVRMSKRAGEFITLRDVVDEVGRDPVRFMMLYRKNDAPLDFDFAKVTEQSKDNPVFYVQYASARCHSVFRQAADQLGLADLDRVGMAANFGKLTDESEIALVRKLAEYPRLIEAAAIHQEPHRLAFYLYDLASAFHSQWNRGTENPDLRFIKVNDPDLSLARLGLVQVVSDVLTSGLTIIGADAPTEMR from the coding sequence ATGAATATCTTTGCAGATTTCGACGCACGTATCAAAAAGACGTTGCAAGATATTGATCTGAAACCGAAAGACGGTAGCGAACTGGACCTCTCGCGCATTGGTGTCGAGCCGCCGCGAGATGCTTCCCATGGCGATATCGCCACCAATGCTGCAATGGTGCTTTCCAAGGCTGTCGGCCAGAACCCGCGTGAACTTGCCAGCCGCATCGCGGAAGCTCTTGCCTCGGACGAAGATGTGGAAACCGTCGATGTTGCCGGTCCGGGGTTCATCAATCTGCGTCTCAAGGCCAGCTACTGGCAGCGCGAACTCGCGGCGATGCTCAACGAAGGCACGGATTTCGGCCGTTCCAAGCTCGGCTCCGGCACGAAGGTCAATGTCGAATATGTTTCGGCGAACCCGACCGGCCCCATGCATGTGGGCCATTGCCGTGGCGCGGTCGTGGGCGACGTTCTGGCCAACCTGCTGAAATTTGCAGGCTATGATGTGGTCAAGGAATACTACATCAACGATGCGGGTGCGCAGATCGATGTGCTGGCGCGCTCCGTCATGGTGCGTTACCGCGAGGCGCTCGGCGAAGATATCGGCGAAATTCCGTCAGGCCTTTATCCCGGCGACTATCTCGTTCCGGTCGGTCAGGAACTTGCAAAGGAATTCGGCACCAGGCTTCTCGAAATGCCGGAAGCCGAAGCGCTTGCTCTGGTGAAGGATCGTACGATCGATGCCATGATGGCGATGATCCGCGCCGATCTCGATGCGCTCAATGTGCACCATGACGTGTTCTTCTCCGAACGCAAGCTGCATGTCGATCATGCCCGGGCGATTCGCAATGCAATCAACGACCTGACGCTCAAGGGCCATGTCTACAAGGGCAAGCTGCCGCCGCCGAAGGGCCAGCTTCCCGAGGACTGGGAAGATCGCGAGCAGACCTTGTTCCGTTCGACCGAAGTGGGTGACGACATTGACCGTCCGCTGATGAAATCTGACGGTGCCTTCACTTACTTTGCCGGCGACGTTGCCTATTTCAAGGACAAATACGACCGCGGCTTCAACGAGATGATCTATGTGCTGGGCGCCGATCATGGCGGCTACGTCAAGCGTCTGGAAGCGGTTGCAAGGGCTGTTTCCGACGGCAAGGCGAAGCTGACGGTGCTGCTCTGCCAGCTGGTGAAGCTTTTCCGCGACGGCGAGCCTGTGCGCATGTCGAAGCGGGCAGGCGAGTTCATCACGCTGCGCGACGTGGTGGACGAAGTCGGCCGCGATCCGGTCCGTTTCATGATGCTTTACCGGAAGAACGATGCGCCGCTGGACTTCGATTTTGCCAAGGTGACGGAACAGTCGAAGGACAATCCGGTCTTCTACGTGCAGTATGCTTCCGCACGTTGCCATTCGGTTTTCCGTCAGGCAGCCGATCAACTCGGGCTGGCCGATCTCGACCGGGTCGGCATGGCTGCGAATTTCGGCAAGCTTACCGATGAAAGCGAAATCGCGCTCGTTCGCAAGCTCGCGGAATATCCGCGCCTGATCGAGGCTGCGGCCATTCATCAGGAGCCGCACCGGCTTGCTTTCTACCTCTATGACCTCGCCAGCGCGTTCCATTCGCAATGGAATAGAGGCACGGAGAACCCGGACTTACGTTTTATTAAGGTTAACGATCCAGACTTGTCGCTAGCCAGGCTAGGGCTGGTACAGGTTGTTTCCGATGTGCTGACCTCCGGATTGACGATAATCGGTGCGGATGCTCCAACGGAAATGCGCTAG
- a CDS encoding deoxyguanosinetriphosphate triphosphohydrolase yields the protein MSLEGIGFGYRKRAPYACDPARSRGRLVPEPESPTRTPFQRDRDRIIHSTAFRRLKHKTQVFIAHEGDHYRTRLTHTIEVAQIARALARALRLDEDLAEAVALVHDFGHTPFGHTGEEALNERMKAFGGFDHNAQSLRIVTKLEHRYADFDGLNLSWETLEGLVKHNGPLLGAHATHPDIPVPLPILDFNERYDLELTRFASLEAQCAAIADDIAYNAHDIDDGLRAGLLSLDALDEVPLTKRLLDLVRTRYPDLDPVRTGHELVRRQITIMVEDVIEEAQRRLAAAKPKSVDDVHDQSRALVAFSDAMRTDEKVLKRFLFKNLYFHDSVVVRRHAADKILQDLFDVCFTNPSNMPPEWQSDCERLDEAARARRVADYLAGMTDNYAVREHRRLFDRTPDLA from the coding sequence ATGTCGCTGGAAGGAATAGGCTTTGGTTATCGCAAACGCGCGCCCTATGCCTGTGATCCTGCGCGCAGCCGTGGCCGTCTGGTGCCGGAGCCGGAAAGCCCGACCCGCACGCCATTCCAGCGGGATCGCGACCGGATCATCCATTCCACCGCCTTTCGCCGCCTGAAGCACAAGACGCAGGTTTTCATCGCCCATGAGGGCGATCATTACCGCACGCGCCTCACGCACACGATAGAAGTTGCCCAGATTGCCCGCGCTCTGGCCCGCGCGTTGCGGCTCGATGAAGATCTGGCCGAAGCGGTGGCGCTTGTCCACGATTTCGGCCACACGCCATTCGGCCATACGGGCGAGGAGGCGCTCAACGAGCGCATGAAAGCCTTCGGCGGCTTTGATCACAATGCGCAGTCGCTCCGAATCGTGACCAAGCTTGAGCATCGCTACGCCGATTTCGATGGCCTTAATCTCTCATGGGAGACGCTGGAAGGGCTGGTCAAGCACAACGGCCCCTTGCTGGGCGCTCATGCGACGCATCCGGATATCCCGGTTCCGCTGCCGATTCTCGATTTCAACGAACGCTATGATCTGGAACTGACGCGATTTGCCAGTCTGGAAGCGCAGTGCGCAGCCATTGCCGACGATATCGCCTATAACGCCCATGATATAGATGACGGCTTGCGGGCAGGGCTTTTGAGCCTCGATGCACTGGACGAAGTGCCGTTGACGAAACGCCTGCTCGATCTGGTGCGGACGCGTTATCCCGATCTCGACCCCGTGCGAACCGGACATGAACTGGTGCGCCGGCAGATCACGATCATGGTGGAAGACGTGATCGAGGAAGCGCAGCGCCGTCTGGCTGCGGCAAAACCGAAGAGCGTGGATGACGTGCATGACCAATCGCGCGCGCTGGTGGCATTTTCCGACGCCATGCGAACCGATGAAAAAGTGCTGAAGCGGTTTCTCTTCAAGAATCTTTATTTCCACGACAGTGTCGTGGTGCGCAGGCACGCCGCCGACAAGATATTGCAGGACCTTTTTGATGTCTGTTTCACCAATCCGTCAAACATGCCGCCCGAGTGGCAATCGGACTGCGAGAGGCTGGATGAAGCGGCACGGGCGCGGCGGGTTGCCGACTATCTTGCCGGGATGACTGACAATTATGCCGTGCGAGAACACCGACGATTGTTTGACCGCACACCCGATTTAGCTTAA
- a CDS encoding segregation and condensation protein A yields MAASGADTDGKDGTLVPMEALWQGDTERSESEPSLLIDVQGFEGPLDLLLHLARSQRVDLARISVLALAEQYLVFVEQARALRLELAADYLVMAAWLAYLKSKLLIPKQQGDDGATGEELAASLHYRLKRLEAMRDAAAKLVNRNRLGRDVFARGMPEMVMVDRTSQFSATLYDLLTAYASQRQRQAVSQVQIAKRAVWSLKEARVALVRLMGSVGDWISLDRFLIDYALSPRERASALASSFAASLELVREGKLEVRQNAPFEPIYIRATGDLSELDEDEDV; encoded by the coding sequence TTGGCAGCATCGGGAGCAGACACAGACGGCAAAGACGGCACGCTCGTGCCGATGGAAGCGCTGTGGCAGGGCGACACCGAACGCAGCGAAAGCGAACCGTCGCTGCTCATCGATGTGCAGGGATTTGAAGGGCCGCTCGATCTGCTGCTCCATCTCGCACGGAGCCAACGTGTCGATCTTGCCCGTATTTCCGTTCTGGCGCTTGCCGAGCAGTATCTGGTGTTCGTGGAGCAGGCGCGCGCGTTGCGCCTTGAACTTGCTGCCGATTATCTCGTCATGGCTGCCTGGCTTGCCTATCTCAAGTCGAAGCTGCTGATCCCGAAGCAGCAGGGGGATGACGGGGCGACCGGTGAAGAACTTGCCGCTTCGCTGCATTATCGTTTGAAGCGACTTGAAGCCATGCGCGACGCGGCGGCCAAGCTCGTCAACCGCAACCGGTTGGGGCGGGACGTCTTTGCGCGCGGCATGCCGGAAATGGTCATGGTCGACAGGACCAGCCAGTTTTCCGCGACCTTATATGATCTTCTTACCGCCTATGCTTCCCAACGGCAGCGGCAGGCGGTTTCACAGGTGCAGATCGCCAAGCGGGCTGTCTGGTCGCTGAAAGAAGCGCGCGTGGCGCTTGTGCGCCTGATGGGATCGGTGGGGGACTGGATATCGCTGGATCGCTTCCTGATCGATTATGCCCTTTCACCGCGCGAAAGGGCTTCGGCACTTGCCAGTTCCTTCGCCGCCAGTCTCGAACTTGTTCGCGAAGGCAAGCTGGAAGTAAGGCAGAACGCTCCTTTCGAGCCGATCTATATAAGGGCGACGGGCGACCTGAGCGAATTGGATGAGGATGAGGATGTCTGA
- the xth gene encoding exodeoxyribonuclease III — translation MKIATWNINGVKARIDNLLHWLKESSPDIVCLQEIKSVDDQFPRLEIEALGYHVETHGQKGFNGVALLSKKSPDEINRGLPGDDSDEQARFIEGVYSTDKGVVRVVSLYLPNGNPVDTEKFPYKLSWMQRLELWARDRLALEEPLVLAGDYNVIPEPEDARNPGQWVGDALFQPQSRQAFRRLENMGFTDAIRASTDEAGIYSFWDYQAGAWQKNNGIRIDHLMLSPEAANRFISSDVEKHVRAWEKPSDHVPVTIRLAV, via the coding sequence ATGAAAATCGCGACCTGGAACATCAACGGCGTCAAAGCCCGCATCGACAATCTCCTGCACTGGCTGAAGGAGTCCTCGCCCGACATTGTCTGTCTGCAGGAAATCAAATCGGTCGATGACCAGTTTCCGCGACTGGAGATCGAAGCGCTCGGCTATCATGTGGAAACACACGGCCAGAAAGGCTTCAACGGCGTAGCCCTTCTGTCGAAAAAATCGCCGGATGAGATCAATCGCGGCCTTCCCGGCGACGATAGCGATGAACAGGCGCGCTTCATCGAGGGCGTCTACTCGACCGACAAGGGTGTTGTCCGTGTCGTTTCGCTTTACCTGCCGAATGGCAATCCGGTGGACACCGAGAAGTTTCCCTACAAGCTTTCGTGGATGCAGCGGCTGGAGCTTTGGGCCAGAGACCGCCTCGCTCTTGAAGAACCGCTCGTGCTTGCCGGTGACTATAACGTCATTCCTGAACCGGAAGACGCCAGAAATCCGGGCCAGTGGGTTGGCGATGCGCTCTTCCAGCCCCAATCGCGCCAGGCATTCCGCAGGCTGGAGAATATGGGGTTCACCGATGCAATCCGTGCGTCAACGGATGAAGCCGGGATTTACTCGTTCTGGGATTATCAGGCCGGTGCATGGCAGAAGAACAACGGCATCCGCATCGACCATCTGATGCTGTCGCCGGAAGCGGCCAACCGCTTCATATCGAGTGACGTGGAAAAGCACGTCCGTGCCTGGGAAAAGCCATCCGACCATGTGCCGGTTACGATAAGGCTTGCGGTCTGA
- the nagZ gene encoding beta-N-acetylhexosaminidase codes for MKDCKAWIAGVSGTKLTEDEIAFFRDERPWGFILFARNVESLEQVSELTAHMRDLTGRDQTPVFIDQEGGRVQRLRPPLVPNYPSASEVGAIYARDREAGLRAAWLHARLHAFDLLRVGVNVDCLPVLDVPVEGAHDVIGARAYSKNPHAVAEMGRAAAEGLLAGGMLPVVKHMPGHGRAFADTHKELARVTVPLNELVAHDFVPFKALNDLPMAMTAHVVFDCIDPQRPSTLSPTVINTIIRDVIQFDGLVMSDDISMKALSGSLGDIADGIIGADCDVVLYCAGVMEELKEVAARVPVLEGKAKRRADLAEVYAGDPDLSDEEELRAEFSAMFELIA; via the coding sequence ATGAAAGACTGCAAGGCATGGATTGCCGGTGTGTCGGGAACGAAACTGACGGAAGACGAGATCGCGTTCTTCCGTGATGAAAGGCCCTGGGGCTTCATTCTTTTTGCGCGCAACGTCGAAAGTCTGGAACAGGTTTCCGAGCTGACGGCGCATATGCGTGACCTGACGGGACGCGACCAGACCCCTGTTTTCATCGATCAGGAAGGTGGCCGCGTGCAGCGCCTCCGCCCGCCGCTTGTGCCGAACTACCCCTCAGCCTCGGAAGTGGGCGCGATTTACGCGCGCGACCGCGAGGCAGGCCTGCGTGCTGCATGGCTTCATGCCCGCCTGCATGCATTCGACTTGCTCAGGGTCGGCGTCAATGTGGATTGCCTGCCGGTGCTGGACGTGCCTGTGGAAGGCGCGCATGACGTCATCGGCGCACGCGCCTATTCCAAGAATCCGCATGCGGTAGCCGAAATGGGCCGGGCCGCTGCGGAAGGCTTGCTGGCTGGCGGCATGCTGCCGGTGGTCAAGCATATGCCCGGACATGGCCGTGCATTTGCCGACACGCACAAGGAACTTGCCCGCGTCACCGTTCCTCTCAACGAGCTGGTCGCGCATGATTTCGTGCCGTTCAAGGCGCTCAACGATCTGCCGATGGCAATGACGGCTCACGTCGTTTTCGATTGCATCGATCCGCAACGCCCATCGACATTGTCGCCAACCGTCATCAACACCATCATTCGCGATGTGATCCAGTTCGATGGACTTGTCATGAGCGACGACATTTCCATGAAGGCGCTCTCGGGCAGCCTCGGCGACATTGCGGACGGCATCATCGGCGCGGACTGCGATGTGGTTCTCTATTGCGCAGGCGTGATGGAAGAACTGAAGGAAGTTGCAGCGCGGGTGCCGGTTCTTGAAGGCAAGGCAAAGCGCCGCGCCGACCTGGCTGAAGTCTACGCGGGCGACCCCGATCTTTCCGACGAGGAAGAACTGCGTGCGGAATTCAGCGCCATGTTCGAACTGATAGCGTAA
- a CDS encoding tellurite resistance TerB family protein, producing the protein MFDAKKLLEQFLGSQIPGTSGSVRDKAGQVTDLAKKNPLATGAIAAAILGTKTGRKLAGNVATVGGIAAIAGLGYLAYKNYKSGQAPQTAEQPVAKEPELLPPPPPDSPFHPQSPAMSNSFALTLVQAMIAAAKADGHIDDAERARIMEKVRISGLDDEAEAFLEKELADPVDLDVLVSAAQTEEQKVELYTASRLAIDPDNRAERGYLDMLAGRLGLPDALVDHIEATVASVKV; encoded by the coding sequence ATGTTCGACGCCAAGAAACTTCTCGAACAGTTTCTGGGATCACAAATACCCGGTACGTCGGGAAGCGTCCGCGACAAGGCCGGGCAGGTGACCGATCTGGCAAAGAAGAACCCGCTTGCGACAGGCGCCATTGCCGCCGCCATTCTTGGCACGAAGACCGGGCGCAAGCTCGCGGGCAACGTGGCGACCGTGGGCGGCATCGCCGCCATCGCCGGTTTGGGATATCTTGCCTACAAGAATTACAAATCCGGTCAGGCGCCGCAGACGGCAGAACAGCCCGTTGCGAAGGAGCCTGAACTTCTTCCGCCGCCTCCGCCCGATTCTCCGTTTCACCCGCAATCTCCGGCAATGAGCAACAGTTTTGCGCTGACGCTTGTGCAGGCGATGATTGCCGCCGCCAAAGCCGACGGCCATATCGACGACGCCGAGCGCGCTCGCATCATGGAGAAGGTGAGGATTTCCGGTCTGGACGATGAGGCGGAAGCCTTCCTTGAGAAGGAACTTGCCGATCCGGTTGATCTCGATGTTCTGGTTTCAGCCGCGCAGACTGAGGAACAGAAGGTCGAGCTTTATACGGCTTCCCGACTTGCAATAGACCCGGATAACCGGGCCGAACGCGGATATCTGGATATGCTGGCCGGTCGTCTCGGCCTGCCGGATGCACTGGTGGACCACATCGAGGCGACGGTCGCTTCGGTCAAGGTTTGA